AGAATAGATTAAAAGCATTTTCTTGCGAAATTGAGGCTGATATTATTTTGTCAAATCTCAAATCAATTGAGAAAATTTGTTGTGGAGAATTGGAAGGTGGACCAATTGGTCAGCTTGATATGCCATCACGGTTTAGATGGTTAACAGCTACCAGAAGTACCGTTGTTCAGGCATCTAAAGTGCATCCTGGTTTTTGTATAAATGCAGAAGAAACTTTGCAAAAACTATTTCAACAGTTAGTTTTATAAATAGCTAACATTATGTCTTTGCAGGTTAAAAATTATAAACAAACCATATTATACGGCATCAGCTTTGCTTTTTTATTGGCTTTAATTAAATGGCTCGAAATACGTTATGTGATATTTCAGCATTCTTTTGAAATTTATGCGGGAGCAATTGCTTTAATCTTTACCATTTTGGGAATATGGTTAGCACTAAAACTGGCTAAGCCAAGAATTGAAACTAGAATAATCGAAAAAGAAGTTTTCATAAACAGAGTTGATGAATTTAAATTCAATAGAGCAGCCGCTGATAATTTGGGATTAAGCGACAGAGAAATTGAAGTGCTACAACTGATGGCAAATGGTTTAAGTAATCAAGAAATTGCCGACAAATTATTTATCTCCTTAAATACCATCAAAACGCACATTAGCAGAATCTTTGAAAAGATGGACGTAAAACGCCGAACGCAAGCGATAGAACTAGCCAAAAACCTATCCATCATCTCTTACTGATTCATACTTTAGTATTAATCTAGGTTAGTTTTCATCAAATCATACTAAAGTATGAATGGAATTAAATTGGCTTAAACTTACTTTGTGTTCAGAAAATAAATTATCAAAACATGAAAAAGAACATTTTAATTTTTGGCCTAATCTCAGGCCTTATCGTTAGTGGTTTAATATCAATAACTGCAATTTGCTATAGCAAGCAAGATTTTGAAGGCAATATGGTATTAGGCTTTACCGTAATGATATTGGCTTTCATTTTCGTTTTTGTTGGCATAAAAAATTACAGGGATAAGTTCAACAACGGAAAT
The sequence above is drawn from the Pedobacter frigiditerrae genome and encodes:
- a CDS encoding DUF3037 domain-containing protein; this encodes MQKKQLFEYAVIRVVPRVEREEFLNVGVILYCAGQKFLKCAFEVNENRLKAFSCEIEADIILSNLKSIEKICCGELEGGPIGQLDMPSRFRWLTATRSTVVQASKVHPGFCINAEETLQKLFQQLVL
- a CDS encoding response regulator transcription factor, whose amino-acid sequence is MSLQVKNYKQTILYGISFAFLLALIKWLEIRYVIFQHSFEIYAGAIALIFTILGIWLALKLAKPRIETRIIEKEVFINRVDEFKFNRAAADNLGLSDREIEVLQLMANGLSNQEIADKLFISLNTIKTHISRIFEKMDVKRRTQAIELAKNLSIISY